In a genomic window of Anomalospiza imberbis isolate Cuckoo-Finch-1a 21T00152 chromosome 5, ASM3175350v1, whole genome shotgun sequence:
- the ARMC10 gene encoding armadillo repeat-containing protein 10 has translation MEEGGGWFPATDVTGALCGTGAPVGPGCRPPGHAGGGGGPGAAVAHFGDDAPQPGAAVAHDRASRQGAASPSGKPVSERAAGPGRPGARLTPSCKAQTAAHRCHAAAEPLPRPAHGAVGSASLRHLGRSPRAQGPRERQSRGRAAPDGAVASAGDAAAAGAMWEPRGAAVRAAAAAALLLGAGACYCLWRLAAGGRRAAARRSPPADSSPPVSTHTLDVDALQKLIHLLQATDDPLIQEQALITLSNSAAFSVNQDIIRNLDGLSVIGGMLSNCVPRVKEKALNALNNLSMNIKNQEEIQVFITQVCRTVESAPLNSDVQLAGLRLLTNMSVTSDYHQKMINSIPCFLHLLSEGTERTQIQVLKVLVNLSANPAMTIHLLRAQVPSLVLLFDNCVNRDILVRALAFAANLKKNMNDEEGTMIEEYSENSIFFTLCRDSAPFAQRLASLLHHPDTEVKEQVVRILTQ, from the exons ATGGAGGAAGGCGGAGGATGGTTCCCTGCCACAGATGTTACCGGGGCACTTTGTGGTACCGGGGCTCCAGTGGGACCAGGCTGCCGACCGCCTGGACACGCAGGGGGTGGCGGAGGGCCAGGGGCGGCGGTCGCCCACTTTGGGGATGATGCGCCCCAGCCAGGGGCTGCCGTGGCGCACGACCGCGCTTCCCGCCAGGGGGCCGCCTCCCCGAGCGGGAAGCCTGTTTCGGAACGCGCTGCGGGACCGGGCCGGCCGGGAGCGCGGCTGACTCCTTCCTGTAAAGCACAAACTGCAGCGCATCGTTGTCACGCAGCGGCAGAGCCTCTCCCGCGCCCCGCACACGGAGCCGTGGGCTCGGCATCCCTGCGGCACCTCGGGCGCAGCCCCCGCGCCCAGGGCCCGAGGGAAAGGCAGAGCCGCGGCCGAGCCGCGCCGGATGGGGCGGTGGCTTCCGCGGGCGACGCAGCCGCGGCCGGGGCGAtgtgggagccgcggggcgcggcggtgagggcggcggcggcggcggccctGCTGCTCGGGGCCGGGGCCTGCTACTGCCTATGGCGgctggcggcgggcgggcggcgagcAGCGGCCAGGCGGAGCCCGCCggcag ACAGCAGTCCTCCAGTGTCAACCCATACCTTGGATGTGGATGCTCTACAGAAACTTATTCATTTGCTCCAGGCCACAGATGATCCATTAATTCAAGAGCAAGCTTTAATCACTCTCAGCAACAGTGCTGCCTTCTCTGTAAATCAA GATATAATCCGAAATTTGGATGGTCTTTCTGTTATTGGAGGGATGCTCTCTAACTGCGTTCCCAGAGTTAAAGAAAAAGCACTAAATGCACTTAATAATTTGAGTATGAATATTAAAAATCAGGAAGAGATACAG gTATTTATTACACAAGTTTGTAGGACTGTTGAGTCAGCTCCCCTGAACTCTGATGTGCAGCTAGCTGGACTCAGGCTGTTGACAAATATGTCTGTTACCAGTGACTACCACCAAAAGATGATAAACTCAATtccatgctttcttcatttgCTTTCAGAAGGAACTGAAAGGACACAG ATTCAGGTTTTGAAAGTACTTGTGAACTTATCTGCAAACCCAGCCATGACAATACATCTTCTCAGAGCTCAA GTGCCATCACTGGTGTTACTTTTTGACAACTGTGTAAACAGAGATATTCTGGTTCGAGCCCTGGCATTTGCAGCAAACTTGAAAAAGAACATGAATGATGAAGAAGGCACCATGATTGAGGAATACAGTGAAAACTCAATTTTCTTCACACTCTGCAGGGACTCTGCCCCATTCGCTCAGAGACTGGCATCTTTGCTGCATCACCCTGACACAGAAGTGAAAGAACAAGTTGTGAGAATATTAACACAATAG
- the LRRC17 gene encoding leucine-rich repeat-containing protein 17 yields MQVVTIILLLLLCNASDCRRTRNRSLRNNERENILRRASSTVKRNAQGLTCDIYTYLHEKYLDCQERKLVFVAPDWPEDIKHMLLARNRIRKLRNNMFSKYKVLKSLDLQQNDISKIESEAFYGLDKLTTLLLQHNQIKTLSEEIFIYMPSLNYLRLYDNPWHCSCELETLVTMLQVPTNRNLGNYAKCVYPIELKNQKLKQIKADQLCSEEDRQDPKNIKREKPEAVKQPEFDSSLCHMYVFPVTTLNCKRKDLKKVPGNIPPDIAKLDLSNNKIRQLRAKEFEDVSELKILNLNSNGIAYIDPAAFSGLNNLEELDLSNNSLQNFEYGVLEDLYFLKILWLRENPWRCDYNIHYLFYWLKHHYNVHYNGLECKMPEEYKGWSVGKYVRSYYEECPKDKLPIYPETFDLDKDDEEWERHKEQTVQTVKKHGVIVTVIG; encoded by the exons ATGCAAGTAGTTACTATTATATTACTACTTCTTCTTTGTAATGCATCTGACTGTAGGAGGACAAGGAATAGGAGTTTGAGAAACAATGAAAGGGAAAACATCTTAAGGAGAGCATCTAGCACTGTTAAGCGCAATGCCCAAGGCCTAACGTGTGATATTTACACTTATCTTCATGAGAAATACTTGGATTgtcaggaaagaaaattggTTTTTGTGGCACCTGATTGGCCAGAGGATATAAAACACATGCTGCTAGCAAGAAACAGAATTCGTAAATTAAGGAATAATATGTTTTCCAAGTATAAAGTACTGAAAAGTCTGGATTTACAACAGAATGACATATCAAAAATTGAGAGCGAGGCTTTTTATGGTTTGGATAAACTTACCACGCTCTTACTTCAGCATAACCAAATTAAGACTTTATCTGAggagatttttatttatatgcCCAGTCTAAACTACCTACGTCTCTATGACAATCCCTGGCATTGCAGCTGTGAACTAGAAACTCTTGTTACAATGCTGCAGGTTCCAACAAACAGGAATTTGGGAAATTATGCCAAATGTGTGTACCCAATAGAACTGAAAAATCAGAAGCTAAAGCAGATAAAAGCTGATCAGCTATGCAGTGAAGAGGACAGGCAGGATCCCAAAAACATAAAACGGGAGAAGCCTGAAGCTGTCAAACAACCCGAATTTGATTCCTCTTTGTGCCACATGTATGTGTTTCCTGTGACAACTCtgaactgcaaaagaaaag atttaaagAAAGTTCCAGGTAACATACCTCCAGATATAGCTAAACTTGATTTGTCCAACAACAAAATTAGACAGCTACGAGCCAAGGAGTTTGAAGATGTCAGTGAACTGAAGATATTAAATCTAAACAGTAATGGAATAGCATACATTGATCCTG CTGCTTTTTCAGGCCTCAATAACTTAGAGGAGCTGGATCTATCAAACAACAGCTTGCAGAATTTTGAATATGGAGTACTGGAAGATCTTTACTTTCTGAAAATACTGTGGCTGAGAGAGAATCCTTGGAGATGCGATTACAACATACACTATCTTTTCTACTGGCTGAAGCACCACTACAATGTTCACTACAATGGCCTAGAATGCAAAATGCCTGAGGAGTACAAAGGATGGTCTGTTGGAAAATACGTTCGAAGTTATTATGAGGAATGCCCAAAAGACAAGCTTCCCATTTATCCAGAAACTTTTGATTTGGACAAAGATGATGAGGAATGGGAACGACACAAAGAGCAAACAGTTCAGACAGTAAAGAAGCATGGTGTAATTGTCACCGTGATAGGCTAA